In Rhododendron vialii isolate Sample 1 chromosome 9a, ASM3025357v1, the following are encoded in one genomic region:
- the LOC131300080 gene encoding uncharacterized protein LOC131300080 isoform X1 has translation MKPDNDLLFRQSTLLRKHEAKPSANKNSALDTAKLEGIMMENQNGALCHHHNCDTDTARLASGKDGFCNTPELECIMFVEDCTTGDGNAVRDAVAPCAIPSNKKELFQGDMEIHSDTNGIQNELGFRESVAPCAIPSRKMGKFDTDPYTDKNVLECELPELLVCYKDNPFHVVKDICIDEGVPSKDKVSVECREENCLCTFLSSNENKYGCLTGREDNELLSSCGSKSSSENDSDEVDTSECRTKEIELLSPSGSKASSEDDCQEVDTHVCGSNERVGTELLASSENGIAEDIGNDNGPTVPVQSQTDEANFNTTHEKVDDVSRAKFVTRRVNATKSLKELLQMPLTEHPCETLSVILTPEESSKCNPANSLAYDSKVESGTITFDFNSLKPAASDRDEIPNVSDLESHLKNDSENKHDNGISDSLSVSSENQHNQGETSFSMATHPVSGLITYSGHIVSSGSISHRSDSSTTSIRSFAFPVLQNEWNSSPIRMAKADRRHCRRQRGWHSLFCCRF, from the exons ATGAAGCCTG ATAACGATCTTCTGTTTCGTCAGTCAACTCTTCTCCGTAAGCATGAAGCTAAGCCGTCTGCAAACAAAAACAGCGCTTTGGACACAGCCAAGCTGGAGGGAATCATGATGGAAAATCAGAATGGGGCCTTGTGTCATCATCACAACTGTGATACTGATACAGCTCGGTTGGCATCTGGCAAAGATGGATTTTGTAACACTCCAGAGCTGGAATGTATTATGTTTGTGGAAGATTGCACCACTGGCGATGGAAATGCAGTCAGAGATGCTGTTGCCCCATGTGCCATTCCTTCCAACAAGAAGGAATTGTTTCAGGGGGACATGGAAATTCATTCTGACACAAATGGTATTCAAAATGAACTTGGATTTAGGGAATCTGTTGCCCCGTGTGCCATTCCTTCCAGAAAAATGGGTAAGTTTGACACAGATCCATATACTGACAAGAATGTCTTGGAATGTGAACTGCCGGAGTTGCTAGTTTGTTACAAAGACAATCCTTTTCATGTTGTCAAGGACATTTGCATTGACGAGGGAGTCCCTTCCAAGGACAAGGTTTCGGTTGAATGCCGAGAAGAGAATTGTCTTTGCACCTTCCTGTCCtcaaatgaaaataaatatgGTTGCTTGACAGGACGAGAAGATAATGAATTGCTCAGTTCCTGTGGGTCAAAATCTTCATCAGAAAACGATTCTGACGAGGTTGACACTAGTGAATGCAGGACCAAGGAAATTGAGTTGCTTAGTCCCAGTGGATCGAAAGCTTCATCGGAAGATGACTGTCAAGAGGTTGATACTCATGTATGTGGATCCAATGAGAGAGTTGGGACAGAATTGCTAGCTTCATCAGAAAATGGAATTGCCGAAGATATTGGAAATGACAATGGACCCACGGTTCCAGTGCAGAGTCAGACAGATGAAGCAAATTTTAATACAACTCATGAGAAAGTGGATGATGTCTCAAGAGCGAAATTTGTGACAAGAAGGGTAAATGCAACGAAATCTCTCAAAGAACTCCTTCAG ATGCCACTTACTGAACATCCGTGTGAAACCCTTTCCGTGATTTTAACACCTGAAGAATCAAGCAAGTGCAACCCTGCAAACAGCTTGGCATACGATAGCAAGGTGGAGAGTGGAACAATCACATTTGATTTCAACTCTTTGAAACCTGCAGCTAGTGACAGAGACGAGATCCCTAATGTTTCTGATCTTGAATCCCACCTCAAGAACGATAGTGAGAATAAACACGACAATGGGATTTCTGATAGTTTGTCAGTTTCAAGTGAAAATCAACACAATCAAGGCGAGACAAGTTTCTCCATGGCAACTCATCCTGTGTCAGGGCTTATAACATACTCGGGGCACATAGTATCTTCTGGTAGTATCTCACATCGGTCAGATAGCAGCACAACCAGCATTCGATCTTTTGCCTTCCCCGT ATTGCAGAATGAATGGAACAGCAGCCCGATAAGAATGGCAAAAGCTGATAGAAGACATTGCAGGAGGCAGAGGGGCTGGCACAGCCTTTTTTGCTGTAGATTCTAA
- the LOC131300080 gene encoding uncharacterized protein LOC131300080 isoform X2, which produces MMENQNGALCHHHNCDTDTARLASGKDGFCNTPELECIMFVEDCTTGDGNAVRDAVAPCAIPSNKKELFQGDMEIHSDTNGIQNELGFRESVAPCAIPSRKMGKFDTDPYTDKNVLECELPELLVCYKDNPFHVVKDICIDEGVPSKDKVSVECREENCLCTFLSSNENKYGCLTGREDNELLSSCGSKSSSENDSDEVDTSECRTKEIELLSPSGSKASSEDDCQEVDTHVCGSNERVGTELLASSENGIAEDIGNDNGPTVPVQSQTDEANFNTTHEKVDDVSRAKFVTRRVNATKSLKELLQMPLTEHPCETLSVILTPEESSKCNPANSLAYDSKVESGTITFDFNSLKPAASDRDEIPNVSDLESHLKNDSENKHDNGISDSLSVSSENQHNQGETSFSMATHPVSGLITYSGHIVSSGSISHRSDSSTTSIRSFAFPVLQNEWNSSPIRMAKADRRHCRRQRGWHSLFCCRF; this is translated from the exons ATGATGGAAAATCAGAATGGGGCCTTGTGTCATCATCACAACTGTGATACTGATACAGCTCGGTTGGCATCTGGCAAAGATGGATTTTGTAACACTCCAGAGCTGGAATGTATTATGTTTGTGGAAGATTGCACCACTGGCGATGGAAATGCAGTCAGAGATGCTGTTGCCCCATGTGCCATTCCTTCCAACAAGAAGGAATTGTTTCAGGGGGACATGGAAATTCATTCTGACACAAATGGTATTCAAAATGAACTTGGATTTAGGGAATCTGTTGCCCCGTGTGCCATTCCTTCCAGAAAAATGGGTAAGTTTGACACAGATCCATATACTGACAAGAATGTCTTGGAATGTGAACTGCCGGAGTTGCTAGTTTGTTACAAAGACAATCCTTTTCATGTTGTCAAGGACATTTGCATTGACGAGGGAGTCCCTTCCAAGGACAAGGTTTCGGTTGAATGCCGAGAAGAGAATTGTCTTTGCACCTTCCTGTCCtcaaatgaaaataaatatgGTTGCTTGACAGGACGAGAAGATAATGAATTGCTCAGTTCCTGTGGGTCAAAATCTTCATCAGAAAACGATTCTGACGAGGTTGACACTAGTGAATGCAGGACCAAGGAAATTGAGTTGCTTAGTCCCAGTGGATCGAAAGCTTCATCGGAAGATGACTGTCAAGAGGTTGATACTCATGTATGTGGATCCAATGAGAGAGTTGGGACAGAATTGCTAGCTTCATCAGAAAATGGAATTGCCGAAGATATTGGAAATGACAATGGACCCACGGTTCCAGTGCAGAGTCAGACAGATGAAGCAAATTTTAATACAACTCATGAGAAAGTGGATGATGTCTCAAGAGCGAAATTTGTGACAAGAAGGGTAAATGCAACGAAATCTCTCAAAGAACTCCTTCAG ATGCCACTTACTGAACATCCGTGTGAAACCCTTTCCGTGATTTTAACACCTGAAGAATCAAGCAAGTGCAACCCTGCAAACAGCTTGGCATACGATAGCAAGGTGGAGAGTGGAACAATCACATTTGATTTCAACTCTTTGAAACCTGCAGCTAGTGACAGAGACGAGATCCCTAATGTTTCTGATCTTGAATCCCACCTCAAGAACGATAGTGAGAATAAACACGACAATGGGATTTCTGATAGTTTGTCAGTTTCAAGTGAAAATCAACACAATCAAGGCGAGACAAGTTTCTCCATGGCAACTCATCCTGTGTCAGGGCTTATAACATACTCGGGGCACATAGTATCTTCTGGTAGTATCTCACATCGGTCAGATAGCAGCACAACCAGCATTCGATCTTTTGCCTTCCCCGT ATTGCAGAATGAATGGAACAGCAGCCCGATAAGAATGGCAAAAGCTGATAGAAGACATTGCAGGAGGCAGAGGGGCTGGCACAGCCTTTTTTGCTGTAGATTCTAA
- the LOC131300081 gene encoding uncharacterized protein LOC131300081, with protein MEYWQRAKTFAEEAAKKTQTLTSPARIADIVSETAKRSKEFAAEASKKADEIKSLADQGIKSLADQIPSSLSLLDSPPPPPQSEHSPSELEKFGVTDDLREFVRGLTSSTFLNFPDKDDSVISDVPTVSNVRQDLTEWQQQHASIVLTTVQQISRLRYELCPRHMKDGKFWRIYFTLVSTHVAPYEKQYMEEAKLKEEQNKDDKSKQTLIDGNPHSPGVTVTKQKSLTSTSSSAEQDLDTFLLGDLEDGDGGADDGDEAFDDDFDKIGNSDVEDEPKL; from the exons ATGGAGTACTGGCAGAGGGCGAAAACCTTCGCCGAAGAAGCCGCGAAGAAGACGCAAACCCTAACGTCTCCAGCGAGGATCGCCGACATCGTCTCCGAAACAGCCAAGCGGTCGAAGGAGTTCGCGGCCGAGGCGTCGAAGAAGGCCGACGAGATCAAGTCACTCGCCGATCAGGGCATCAAGTCCCTCGCCGATCAGATtccgtcttctctctctctcctcgatTCTCCCCCACCTCCTCCGCAGTCGGAGCACTCGCCTTCGGAGCTCGAGAAGTTCGGCGTCACCGACGATCTTAGAGAGTTTGTTCGTGGACTCACGTCCAGCACCTTCCTCAATTTCCCTGATAAAG ATGATTCAGTTATATCGGATGTGCCAACTGTCTCAAATGTTCGGCAAGATCTCACGGAATGGCAGCAGCAACATGCTTCTATTGTTCTTACCACTGTCCAG CAAATTTCAAGACTAAGATATGAGCTATGCCCGCGTCACATGAAAGATGGAAAATTCTGGAGGATATATTTCACACTTGTGAGCACTCATGTGGCACC ATATGAGAAGCAGTACATGGAAGAGGCGAAGttaaaagaagaacaaaataaaGATGATAAATCCAAGCAAACTTTGATAGATGGCAACCCCCATAGTCCAGGAGTGACGGTAACCAAGCAGAAAAGTTTGACCTCAACCTCGTCATCAGCTGAGCAGGACTTGGATACATTTCTTTTAGGTGATCTTGAAGATGGTGATGGAGGTGCAG ATGATGGAGACGAGGCTTTTGATGATGATTTTGACAAGATTGGCAACTCG GATGTCGAAGATGAACCAAAGTTGTAG
- the LOC131301459 gene encoding uncharacterized protein LOC131301459 encodes MASALLLKARSLRNSSLPITSRLFPPLSFSASSSSSSSSLSSSPCKTKTHPLSQPSQTKTPPSPKKVPFTVSVHGRTWADPYHWMRNTNDTDFIRYLSQENSYTEDFMADTQKLRQALVSEMRSRMPAEVSTPPERLGPWLYYQFVPEGKEYPVLCRRLATEKKDWMETVVNYLRGRSGKEEILLDWNEIAEQYGYVNVGTCRVSPNHNFLAYTLDTTGGENFMLQIKDLTTLHNIPKSRVDGVVSLAWAQDGRTLFYTKSDENQRPNRVLCAKLGSYSLVDVQVFTEDDSSYCVDITSTKDGKFITVNSNSRTSSEVYVIDASNPQDGLRRLCKRVPGVQFFVEHHCGFFYVLTNASLGEDKDFSTGTYYLGRVRVEDMHLNNWQNIIVPSKGSSLRDMDILNGHLVLFLDKMDSTQICSINLPIDVDCKHCVEIDYLDPWFFPLPSNFCRISPGSNNFMSSAYRVVLSSPVMPDVIVDYDMSRRTFSIVHQEDVLGVSAAIGSFSQTFDREVDELPEASEDKEKDTQNCEVCLWKDFSDAYLCETKEVLSHDGVVVPLTILYSKKSHLKDQSPGILLGYGAYGEALDKSWCSDRLSLLDRGWVVAFADVRGGGGVDPSWHRSGGGLQKLNSIYDFVSCGKFLVNEGYVCKDKLGAVGHSAGCLLVAAAINMYPDLFRAAIMKVPFLDICNTLLDPSLPLTILDYEEFGNPQIQSQLESILQYSPYDNIAGGVCCPSVLVTASFHDSRVGVWEAAKWVAKVRDMTCSSCSCSVILKTNMCGGHFGEGGRFGLCEETSYEYAFLMKVMGFLDHKVL; translated from the exons ATGGCTTCCGCCCTCCTCCTCAAGGCCAGGTCACTCAGAAACTCCTCTCTCCCCATCACTTCCCGCTTATTTCCACCCCTATCcttttctgcttcttcttcttcttcttcttcttctctctcctcttcccccTGCAAAACAAAAACCCACCCCCTCTCCCAACCCTCCCAAACCAAAACCCCACCTTCCCCCAAGAAAGTCCCATTCACTGTCTCGGTTCACGGAAGGACGTGGGCGGATCCTTACCACTGGATGCGCAACACCAACGATACCGATTTCATCCGTTATTTGTCCCAAGAAAACTCTTACACTGAGGATTTCATGGCCGACACCCAGAAACTGCGGCAGGCGCTGGTTTCTGAGATGAGAAGCCGAATGCCGGCCGAGGTTTCCACTCCCCCTGAACGCTTGGGACCCTG GTTGTACTATCAGTTTGTTCCAGAGGGTAAGGAGTACCCAGTTTTGTGTAGGAGGTTAGCAACTGAAAAAAAGGATTGGATGGAGACTGTTGTCAATTACCTAAGAGGAAGATCTGGAAAGGAGGAAATTTTACTTGACTGGAATGAGATTGCAGAACAGTATG GATATGTTAACGTGGGCACATGTCGTGTATCACCAAACCATAACTTCCTTGCATACACACTTGATACAACTGGCGGTGAAAACTTCATGCTCCAAATTAAGGATCTTACAACATTGCACAATATTCCAAAATCAAGAGTTGATGGGGTTGTGAGCTTGGCATGGGCTCAGGATGGTCGCACATTGTTTTACACGAAGTCGGATGAGAACCAACGGCCCAACAG GGTACTATGCGCAAAACTGGGATCATATTCTTTGGTTGATGTTCAAGTCTTTACGGAAGATGATTCTAGCTACTGTGTGGATATCACCAGCACAAAGGATGGCAAGTTCATAACTGTGAATTCTAACTCGAGAACATCATCTGAGG TTTATGTCATAGATGCAAGCAACCCACAAGATGGATTACGAAGGTTATGTAAGCGTGTCCCTGGAGTACAGTTTTTTGTGGAACATCACTGTGGTTTTTTCTATGTTCTAACAAATGCTTCTTTGGGCGAGGATAAGGATTTTTCAACTGGGACTTATTACTTGGGTAGAGTCCGAGTTGAAGACATGCACTTGAATAATTGGCAG AATATCATTGTACCAAGTAAAGGTAGCAGCTTACGAGATATGGACATTTTGAATGGACATCTGGTGCTTTTCCTTGACAAAATGGACTCCACTCAGATATGTTCCATCAATCTGCCTATAGACGTTGATTGTAAG CATTGTGTGGAGATTGACTATCTTGATCCTTGGTTTTTCCCTCTGCCCTCAAATTTCTGTAGAATCAGTCCAGGTTCAAATAACTTCATGAGCTCAGCATATCGAGTGGTGCTTTCATCTCCAGTG ATGCCTGATGTAATTGTTGACTATGACATGTCAAGACGTACATTCTCGATTGTGCATCAAGAGGATGTACTGGGCGTTTCAGCTGCCATTGGATCGTTTTCTCAGACTTTTGACAGAGAAGTTGATGAGCTTCCAGAGGCTTCAGAGGACAAGGAGAAAGATACCCAGAATTGTGAGGTCTGTCTATGGAAGGACTTCTCTGATGCATATTTGTGTGAAACAAAGGAAGTCCTTTCCCATGATGGTGTTGTTGTTCCTCTGACCATATTGTACTCCAAGAAGTCGCATCTGAAGGATCAGTCTCCTGGGATTCTTCTAGGGTATGGAGCATATGGAGAGGCTCTTGATAAAAGCTGGTGCTCGGACCGTCTAAGTTTGTTGGATCGTGGGTGGGTGGTCGCATTTGCTGATGTGAG GGGTGGCGGGGGAGTTGATCCTTCTTGGCACAGGTCTGGCGGTGGATTACAGAAATTGAACTCTATCTATGATTTTGTGTCATGTGGAAAATTCCTGGTTAATGAGGGTTATGTTTGCAAAGATAAGCTTGGTGCTGTTGGACATAGTGCAGGATGTCTCCTTGTAGCGGCAGCCATCAATATGTATCCAGATTTGTTTAGGGCTGCCATCATGAAG GTTCCATTTCTTGATATATGCAACACATTGTTGGACCCCAGTTTACCTCTCACCATTTTGGACTATGAAGAATTCGGAAATCCTCAGATTCAATCCCAGTTGGAGTCTATACTCCAGTATTCGCCTTACGATAATATTGCTGGAGGAGTTTGCTGCCCTTCAGTACTTGTGACAGCATCATTTCACGACTCGAG AGTTGGTGTTTGGGAAGCTGCCAAATGGGTGGCCAAAGTACGAGATATGACCTGTTCAAGTTGTTCTTGTTCAGTCATCTTGAAAACAAATATGTGCGGTGGACATTTTGGCGAAGGAGGTCGTTTTGGTCTATGTGAGGAAACTAGTTACGAATATGCGTTTCTCATGAAAGTTATGGGGTTCTTGGACCACAAAGTGCTCTAG